aaaatgtctctgtatgctgtagcattaacattaacatatcccttcactggaactaagatgcctagcccaaaccctgaaaaacagtcCAAGATCATTATCgctcctccaccaaactttactgttgGCACTATGCCCTCTGGCAGGTAGCATTCTTCTGGCATCTGCCAAAGCCAGATTCGCccatcagactgccagatagTGAAGCGTGATTGATCACGCCAGAGAACACATGTACCACTGCTTCAGAGTCCAGTGGCGGTGTACTTTACATCACCCCAGCTGACGCTTGCTTTGCGCATAGTGATCTAGTCATAGGCAtgtgtgcagctgctcggccatggaaacccatttcatgaagctcctgatgcacagttcttgtgctgatgttgcttccagaggcagtttggaactcTGTAGTGAGTAATGCAACAGAGGATAGGCGAGTTTTACGCATATTTACTGCAGCCTGCTCTGAGTTTGCATGGTTCTACTGTGTCATGGCTGAGCTGTTGCTGCTTCTAGATGCTTCCATTTTACAATAATAGCACTTACAGTTGACTGGGGCAGATTTTGCAGGacagaaatttcacaaactgactTGTGGCAAAGGCGGCATCCCATAACTGAAGTCACTGGGCTCTTCAGTAAGATCCATTAAGAGCCAGACTGCCTGgctatgtgcttgattttatgcatatGTTGCAATGGATGTGGCTGAAGCCCCTGAACGTAATAATTAGGAGTGGTGTCCACATACAAATATGGTGTCATAACataattgtactttttttagAGAGTGTTTTAGAGAGTGTTGTTCATTTATCATGGTACTGCCTGTTTGTAATACTTGGCAAAACCTTTGTGCCTTTATCATTGATATTGATGAGCCTTTtagtttatgatttttttagtCTTCTAAAAGCCCATGAAGATATGTACTACATGCACTCTTATATTGCAAAGCTTATAGTAATTATAGTAATAATGACTAACTTTCATAtccataaatgtactttttatgttacttttttattttaaagttaaaacacATTACCTAGTCATAATTCTGCCCAGGGCTGGATGCAGGCAGGTGCCACCCTGTGACTTCCATAGTGTAAGGTCtccataatataatatattcaataaattcatctttagtaactgctttatcctggtcaggatcaagGTGGATCCTGAGCCTATCCTGGTAACTCTGGGCACAAGGTAGGAGATTTTCCCCAGCAGATGGGACGCCATTCCATCgcaggacaccagtccatcgcagggcaccactcacacacattgacacactcattcacacctaggggtgtAGCTAGACCAATGTATCTTAGCCAAACAACCTACCCAGAACtatgacagaaatatttttcCAGAGACTGTAGGCTTTACTTAATGACCTAACCAagagacaaacaaaaataatgtacaGTTATTGGTGTTTTTGTTAACGCAggagaaaaatatacacaaatgaaTTGATCCAACTAAAACTGTCAACACCTATCTGCATAAATTAAgtttttaaatacacatacataatcttaaaataataatatacctgaaaaataaacagaaatttacCAGTGTTAAACTTTTTGTTACACTGATTTCATCATTTGGGAAAAGACTTTGATGCCTGCAAAGTGCAAGAAGAGTTCAATTTGATTCCTCTCCAGTCACATCaacctcttcttcttcctcctccccctcctcctcctcattcaattcatcctcctcttccagAATAGTGTTGCACTGAGTACCAACTATAGTGCATGGCTCAAGAGGAGAGTCAGAGATGTCATCCACAACAAGCTCCTCTTCAGCACTGCTGCAGTCCTCTGCTGATTCAGTGTTCACATCAGGCAGAAACACTGCTGATGAACCTAAGGTATCGATTGAGGCGCTGCTGAGATCAGGCTCCTCTCCACGTCGAATAGAGGATGCTTCAGGATTCAGAACTTCTGAAGTCATCTCAACTgtagctgttaaaaaaaaacaataaataaataatcaaataaataaataacaacaacaataataacatttttaatttggatAACCAAAAACATGATTTCTAAATAATTAAGTGAAATTTTGCAATCTTGTTCAAAAGTTGTATAGGACTCTGACTTGTAAGCTAAACTATCCTGTAAATCAATAGATTAAGATGGTCAGTGGTAACTGAAAgtcaaaaacagaacaaatgcTATGCATATAAGTAATGTAGTGAGGAAACCCACACCAGTGTGTCATAATGTATTAATACTACATGTAAtgttatgcaaataaaattatgCATTAGTTAATATTCTCTTAATGAAGCATCTCTTCATTtacattcagaaacatttttctatTAGAATAGGTTTGTTTACATTAGTCTGTTAATATAATGGTCCATTAATGCTTAGCAAGAGCATTGTTAACAGATCACGTACATGCTGTGGGACGAGAGCCAGCAGTATCGAACAAAGGTTTGGTCAAAACAGGAAGCAATTTATTTTCCTCATCTTAGATAAAATATAAAGCGTTCctataaagattaaaaatagcaaacacacacacatccaaccAGAGTCTCATTCCTCAAACCTGATGTCAAGAGTTAGGCATTGTGCTTGTTTAGCAAAACTTTACTTGAAGTTACTAGGTAGTattcataaaattaaaagtCAAGAACTCTTGTAACTAACCGAGAGGCAATTCCACTAAAGATATTCCATAAAAGCAGTTATGTTacaagtgaagtgacgtgtgtagccaagtatggtgacccatactcggaatttgtgctctgcatttaacccatccaagtgcgcacacgcacaccgtgaacacacacccagagcagtgggcagcctttttttgctgcggagCCCGGGGAGCatttgggggttcggtgccttgctcaagggtctcacctcagtcgtggtattgagggtgggagagagcgctggtcattcattccccccacctacaatccctgctggacctgagactcgaacccacgaccttcggGTTATACTACAACATTATACTACAAGATGCATACAGCATCCTGGGTAAAGCTTAACCTTAAGGAGTATGTCTGTGTCACAGCTGTAATAGTAGAACTATAACTTAGTAAATGCTAGTAAATGCAATCCATATTGTACATGCATGTAATGTTAAGAAATAGTGTGCTGTCACAGGAAAATAGtccatgacagggtggtgtgatgtagcctGACAAGAagcacagttactgttaccaccctgaagttgattatttaccaaGAACAGCCCATCTTGAAGTATTTTATACTTCTTGAACCAaagaaatttgccaacaattataattttttagaAACCTATCAATTTTATAGTTTGAAAAACTGTacatttataggtacatttaatgttttcaaagttagttcctgttatctctcacattatagcagctataaacagttgttcctttaccagcctctcttttttttcttctcttgtggaaaaaaaatgcatcctgtcattttacagagaaaccagaaagcccTCCGTTCATATTGGAAAATTTAACGtattacctctgactgttatataGTActgactccttccaaaaatgctgagTAAATCTCCTCATAGAAAAACAATTactcactttaaaaaaaaaaaaatctgggtatgtggagtgtccaccatgtTAATCTCTGTGtacactgttactatagaagcgaTATCATGTTaaggcagtgtgtgttaataatcAGAACTAAGCATtaagcagtgctgtggtgtaaaacacTGACAATGTCCAGGTTGAATAATATGTGGTCAGAAACAGAAATTATCATAGCATAGACTACAAACTGTCTATATACCATGATAGTGTAATACAAACTCTCAGCTCGCCACACCCAGAGAGCTTATTATAGATATGACGAGAAAGACACAATTTGAACTTTCacataatgtacatttaaaatataagaaACTCAATGTTACCTTCATCTGGTGGCATGACTTCAACTTCAGTCCTTAGAACCTGCTGTCCATTTAATTCTTCCTCATGAGCAAGAGCTTCTCCATCATTATCCATCTCAACAGACATTTGGCTTTCCTCTACATCAATATCAACAACATCAGCCCCTGTAGCAACCACTTCATCTCCACGACCTGTAGCAAGCTGAGTGCTCTCATCCATCACATCCACCTCAACATCACTTATCCCAgcttcatattcattcattctgctgATTTCTACACGTTCTGGTTTCCTTactgttttctcattttctttctcctttttccaAACTTCTTGTCCTTCCATATTACCAATTTGAGTGCTCCCAGTCCCTTCGAGATGCAACTCTTTGGTCTTGATTAATTTTATCTCTGTTGGCTCATTAGAAACTGGAACTTCACAAAGACTTTCTGTAATTTGTTCATCTGTTTTTGGTTTCTCCATCATGTTTTCAGGTCTAAACGGATGGAGTAATGTTGTAGTTGATTCCTGCTGCGAGTTATTTTCCATCCCAAAATTATTGTTAAAATCCCTTGCTGGTGGGATTGTACACAAATGAAAAGCAGCATTCAGATCAACAGAATCATGAATGGATATACCAGTATTCGCATTAGTATCAGCTTCTCTTAGAAAGTTTCCATTCACCAAAcatccatttacatttatggatgAATTTTCATCTTGTTCACTGTCATCTCTGTTTTCTGAATCCACTTTATTATCTTTAGATTTGTCTAAAACTTCATCAGGTTTATCAGTTCCTCGTACACCTCTCTCTACCTCACATTCTTCAGTTGTATCCTTCTTTTCCTGTTTATTGTTGTCCTTCGTTAACTTGGTACTCATGTGATCAGGCTCTGGAGGTTCTCTGAGCTTCTTACACATGAGACTTGAAGGTAGACTAGTCCTGATTTTTCTATCAGTTGTCTGCAAAATTGATCTTAGTTGATGATTAATAGGTGGAAAATGCTGAGTAACAGTGGTGCCTACACTGAAAATAGACTGATGGAAAATCTTATCACAAAAACTTGCTTTCTTAGAGAGACTAGCAGAACTTTTgagctgtttgttttcttctctgttCAGGTTCACATCCGGAATAACTTTCTCAGGCTCTATGGGTTTTTCCATTTCTGGTTCTggtattttattcttttcacaTTCATTGATTAAATCCTTTACTTTAGTAGTGGTTTGTGCAAGGCCTAAAGGATGTTCTACTTTAAGCGGGCTCCCACTCACATGTCTTGGTACACACTCCTTGCTCATTTGTGTTAACTGTATGTCGTGATGGCTGGAAGAAGACAAAGCGTTAAGGACTGCAGGTGTACTGTTAAGTTTACTTATTTCGCTTAAGTCTTCCATCAGTGTTTTATCGCATGATCTTTTTTGAAGGGGCCTCCCACGTCCACGTTTTGCCACCAACGAGGCAGGTTGTTTTGCATCCCGATCATCTTTTTGGCATGCCTCTTGACGTTTACACTTGAAAGACTGACTTATCTGACAGAGTGCCACATTCTCCTGAGATTTCAGATCTACTGACACTGTTTTCCTTGCCTTGGCTGCCTTCAGGCAATTCATTTTCTCAGAGGGTACAGAGTTACTAATGTCTTGTGTGTTGTCAATGTGTCTTATATTCTTTATCTTCTCACTGCAGGGATTTACCACCTTCACTGTTTGTGTATCGACTCCATTTGGGTAACCAGCCATCTTAGCTTTTTTTCTATAAGGCTCATTAACAGTTTCAACACTGTGACTTGCTGTAGATATTCCTCTGActactgattcattcatctgtctgtccagTATGTTGTCTTCTGTCCCCTTTAACAGGTCATTCTCAAAATCtgtcatttttgtctttttctcttctgaTTTACACTCACTGGCCTCGCCATTGTGATCTCTATTTGATCTTAAAGGGCATGAGTTCTTCCCTACCACTGAGCACTGTAACTCATTTACATGTAGAGAAGTACATGATGGATTCTGTTGGTTAGTTTTGCCAGGAAGTGCTTGTGGTTGAATTGGAGAAGATGTGTATCTCAATGCGGGTTGGTGGTTGACATGTGATGCAGAAAGGCATGAAGAAAATTCCAGTGGTCTTAAAGGATCTTGGGCAGACATACCAGTTGTTTCGCCTGCTTCTAATGTAAGAGGTGAAAGACATCTTGGGAGTCTCATCTCGCTGAAATCTGCCCAATTATCAGTCATCAGATGTTGGGCTTGACCAACATCTGATGACTGCCAGGCTGACACCTGATCTGTTACATGAAGCTGCTCTGGACACTGTTTTCCTACTGGTGTGGGATCAGCCTGTGCTGCATTACTTGTAGCTGTTCTTGAGATTTGAGTTTGTATATCACTCTCTTCACTGGCTTCACTCACAGTCTGCTTCCCTGACTGTACATAAGTATCTGccccacaaaaaaaattattaaatacagtCTTCAACTCAACTACATTTTGATGCTCATGACCTTCAGTACCAAAAGTAAGTCTGGATGGCACAATGTCTGTTACGGGGCATGACGGTGTAAATGATGAATCAATATTTTTCTTCTGTGTCATGCATGGGGAGGTATAGGAGAGCAATGCTGGGTAACTTGCCACTGATGCAACATTCTTTAGATCCCATTTTCTGCAACTAGATAGGTCCTCAGACCCTGCAATAGGAAGCATAGTCATAGTTGAGCATTAAGACAGGCATATTAagtgagtgaagtgaagtgaagtgtggccaagtatggtgacccatactaggaatttgtgctctgcatttaacccatccaagtgcacacacacagtagtgatcacacacacaccgtgaacacacactcggagcagtgggcagccttttttgctgcggcgcccggggagcagttgggggttcggtgccttgctcaagggtcagttgtggtattgagggtggaagagagcgctggtcattcactccccccacctacaatccctgccggacccgagactcgaacccacaaccttcaggttcaccttcgggttgcaagtccgactctctatccattaggccacgactgccccccaTTAAGCTCCCTAGACAAAAAATAGTCAAACCCACCAATAGCAGAGTGTTACTGGTGAGTGTGAATAGATTGTGCACCTGGATAAATGTACTCTACATGGCCAAAATTATgcggacacctgagcatcacaccaatatgcaggtcatccccaaactgttgccacaaagttggtaGCACACAATTGTCTTGAATGTTGTAGTATTTGAGATTTCCCCTTTCTGGAACTTGGCCCAAACCTGTTAGAGCATGACAATGCCAAGGTCCATACAGACATAGATtaccaaggttggagtggaagaactcgagtgtcctgcacagaaccctgacctcaaccccgctgaacacctttgggatgaactggaacactggcagcccaggcctcctcacctgacatcagggCCTGATCTCACCAATGCTTTAATGGCTGAATTAGAAAACAAAACCCCACAACcctgctccaaaatctagtggaaagccttcccaggagagtgaaggttattataacagcaaagggggaatcaATCTGGAATGGGaatttcaacaagcacatatgggtgtgatggtcaggtgtctagcAACTTTTAGCCATACAGTGTAAGTCTATTAGGTACAGGAATGTTGCTGAGGATTTTTAACATTGTGTTCACTTACTGGCCAGTTTATTAGACACTCGTACCATGTTGGGACCCTTTATAGGTCTACCAATAAAGGCTAGATACTTTCAGGGACTGTTGGCTGTATACATTTGGAGACTGTTTCTCAACTCAGCAGTGACATTGTGCTGTTTAAAACCCCCAGCAATGTCGATGTGCCTGATACGCTCATTGCAGCATCACTATCATATGTCTCACAGTGAGTAGATACaaagcaggtgttcctaataaattggtaATATCTATGCTGAGCATTACAGTCCCACTGAGGAGTATGTTTGAAATATGTGCCGGTTACACATGATTGAtcttaaatttatatttatcacTACACCTTTCTTgtgtcatgtgtttttttttcttaacaaatTTCAAAGTTCAATTAAACAGGTGAACCAGTGATAATTTCATGACattaaaacatgcagatagTGTACCATAATGTCAGGAGTGATTTTAGTTGAAATTTTTCAATGTTGTGCCACTAAGTTTTGTACCTGCTTCTCTTTCTTCAGAAGTGCCTGATGTTGTCCCAGATCCCATAGCTCCTAGATTATGGCCAAGCAAACAAAGATATGAAGCTGGTGAATTAGCTACAGCTGCACACTTCTCCAATTTATGATCCAGGTGTGCATGCATGCTGTTGTCCCCCTCCACTGTGACCGAGGGCAAGCTGTTTAAACCCACTGTGACCATCTCTAACAGCTTTGCAATATGTTCATCAGACTCTTCGGGCTGTGACAATCCCGGTAATAGAGGTGGCATTTGTAAAGGCGTGGAGAGAGGAACAGGATCAGGGATATGGAGATGAAAGTACTCTGAAGGGGGCCTGGTTGGTGTGGCAGGAAGAGGCGTGGTCAGCTCTGAGGGAGGTGTGAGCGTGACAGTTTCAAGATTCTGACAAGTCAATGAGTGAGACGGGCTCAGCTGGACTTCTACAGAGCGCTTATGGGTCTGTTTGAGAGCAGCGTCACCACAGATTCCAGGAGAAACAGGATAGAAGcaaatgtgaagaaaaagtagAAAACATATGACTGGGTAGAACCCTCTGAACATAAAATTGAAAATGATAATGTTGCTTCAGAATCCACATGAAGTTATTTGACAGTAAACTACAGacaatttatttactgaatCTGACCCACAATGTAAAGAGCTGTTACCTCAGCAAGACTGTGCGTCATTGGTGGGTCATCAGAGGATCCACAAGGTTTTGATCCATCAACTGTACTCTCCTCTTCGACGCTAACAATCTCCCACAATGCCCCACTCCTCTGCCTCTTCAGTTTAATCTTCAGTGAGATCTGTGTGCCTCCCTGCTGTACAACTGCAGAGTTAAAAAAGAATCTTTCCTCCTACTTCCTTTTGCTTTCTCCAAAAATTCTGACTGCGTctttttaacatcacaaaatGTAACTAGTTCTGATcatctttttttcaatttactTACCTTCTTTGAaatttttgctcttttcttttccttttgagTTTGCTTAGGTTTGGCCTGCACTCTAACCAACGCTTCAGCGCTGTTTGACGGAGAGTGAGCAACAATCTCATCTATCCAGGCAAGACCAGCATCTGGAGAAATGCTGTTATATTCGCTAGGAACATCAGTTAATTCCTCAGGCAGGTCTATAGACACCTCTGGCTCTGACGCAATACACGTGTCTGCAAAGTCAGCTTCAGTGCTCTCTGTCTGAGTGCCTGAATGAGAAAAACTCTGTTTCTCTGACAGGATCTGTATGCTtgcatctttctttctccctcctgTCTCTTCTGTCTGCAGTCCAATCTCTCTCCAACTTGCAGTTTTATTCTGGTGCCTGTTCACCTGCTTTTGCTTCCCTACCATAAAGTTCCTGAAGCCCAGCTTGTAGGCAATGTTAATCACTTCCTGCTGTTCATCCAagctctctccctctatctcacCTGAGTACATGAACCCAACCAGCTTCAGGAGAGCATGAGCGCCTACTGCCTCCAGCTGTACTAGTCTACTCTGGCCCACTGGAAGTGAAGGAGCATTGGCAAAGGCTCTACAAAAAACTGGGCTGAGGGCAGACAACACACAGCTATGTGCAGGAATAGAGACACCTAGGAAAGTAGAACAAATACCCATTAATAGAAATGGCTACAATAGATATGAAGTTTACTGTCTCTGTAAATAGACAAAGACAAATGCagcaaaataaagcaataagccaCAAAAGGGCATGTGTTacagttattttattaaaggCAAAGGCCACAACATGAAGTGGATTACTTAAAACCAGCTTTTTTACACAGCAACAAAACAATATGATCAAATCCAGTGTTCaataaatagtttaatttattataaataatattctctagaaatattttttccacCACACAATGAAGTCTAAGCAACATATCAGGCAAAGATTAGAGTATTCCATTTCCAGAACAATGACTTAAATGTAAtggttttattggtttaaaacctggcacattaatacaaaagg
This sequence is a window from Pangasianodon hypophthalmus isolate fPanHyp1 chromosome 3, fPanHyp1.pri, whole genome shotgun sequence. Protein-coding genes within it:
- the LOC113539142 gene encoding uncharacterized protein LOC113539142 — its product is MMWMYKQPGFALHLLCELQKQQQCSVHCDTLLQTEGVSIPAHSCVLSALSPVFCRAFANAPSLPVGQSRLVQLEAVGAHALLKLVGFMYSGEIEGESLDEQQEVINIAYKLGFRNFMVGKQKQVNRHQNKTASWREIGLQTEETGGRKKDASIQILSEKQSFSHSGTQTESTEADFADTCIASEPEVSIDLPEELTDVPSEYNSISPDAGLAWIDEIVAHSPSNSAEALVRVQAKPKQTQKEKKRAKISKKQGGTQISLKIKLKRQRSGALWEIVSVEEESTVDGSKPCGSSDDPPMTHSLAETHKRSVEVQLSPSHSLTCQNLETVTLTPPSELTTPLPATPTRPPSEYFHLHIPDPVPLSTPLQMPPLLPGLSQPEESDEHIAKLLEMVTVGLNSLPSVTVEGDNSMHAHLDHKLEKCAAVANSPASYLCLLGHNLGAMGSGTTSGTSEEREAGSEDLSSCRKWDLKNVASVASYPALLSYTSPCMTQKKNIDSSFTPSCPVTDIVPSRLTFGTEGHEHQNVVELKTVFNNFFCGADTYVQSGKQTVSEASEESDIQTQISRTATSNAAQADPTPVGKQCPEQLHVTDQVSAWQSSDVGQAQHLMTDNWADFSEMRLPRCLSPLTLEAGETTGMSAQDPLRPLEFSSCLSASHVNHQPALRYTSSPIQPQALPGKTNQQNPSCTSLHVNELQCSVVGKNSCPLRSNRDHNGEASECKSEEKKTKMTDFENDLLKGTEDNILDRQMNESVVRGISTASHSVETVNEPYRKKAKMAGYPNGVDTQTVKVVNPCSEKIKNIRHIDNTQDISNSVPSEKMNCLKAAKARKTVSVDLKSQENVALCQISQSFKCKRQEACQKDDRDAKQPASLVAKRGRGRPLQKRSCDKTLMEDLSEISKLNSTPAVLNALSSSSHHDIQLTQMSKECVPRHVSGSPLKVEHPLGLAQTTTKVKDLINECEKNKIPEPEMEKPIEPEKVIPDVNLNREENKQLKSSASLSKKASFCDKIFHQSIFSVGTTVTQHFPPINHQLRSILQTTDRKIRTSLPSSLMCKKLREPPEPDHMSTKLTKDNNKQEKKDTTEECEVERGVRGTDKPDEVLDKSKDNKVDSENRDDSEQDENSSINVNGCLVNGNFLREADTNANTGISIHDSVDLNAAFHLCTIPPARDFNNNFGMENNSQQESTTTLLHPFRPENMMEKPKTDEQITESLCEVPVSNEPTEIKLIKTKELHLEGTGSTQIGNMEGQEVWKKEKENEKTVRKPERVEISRMNEYEAGISDVEVDVMDESTQLATGRGDEVVATGADVVDIDVEESQMSVEMDNDGEALAHEEELNGQQVLRTEVEVMPPDEATVEMTSEVLNPEASSIRRGEEPDLSSASIDTLGSSAVFLPDVNTESAEDCSSAEEELVVDDISDSPLEPCTIVGTQCNTILEEEDELNEEEEGEEEEEEVDVTGEESN